Genomic segment of Panicum virgatum strain AP13 chromosome 2K, P.virgatum_v5, whole genome shotgun sequence:
CAAAATGCAAGCATTTAAAAACGAGGGAGACATGACATGCTATTTTCTTAGTGAAAGCTGAAAAGTattcaaattctttcaaaatTCGAAGTTCAAAGTTTGGACCGAGAGCTGACTCCATGTAAAAAGTGTAACGGCCCTCCAATGGTTTTAGACCCGGCGAGATTTTAGTGGGCTTGAAACCCAAGCCAGATCCGGCCCAATGAACTCGCACCATTTTCACGGGGGCCCCACCGCCCTGGAATTCCGAAATTTGAAATTCCCACCTCCCCACCGCCTTTCCGGCTTTTCGctccacccctcctccctgccccCAGCgatgccgccggcgacgactccccgcggcggtggagggcgggTGCCCCCCGCCGGCGACACTCGGAGCCCGGCTAAGCGGCCCCGCGACTCAGACGACTCCGGCTCCGACGGCGACTCCGATTCGGACTGCGACGGGGGCCTCGTCAGGTACCGCCTCGGGCCTCCCCTCTCCCATGCACATCCTCGCGTTCTGGGATGTTCCTCCTCTCGATTCGGCCCGTTGGGTGACGAGCGGCCTTGATCCCTTCACTCCATGGCCTGATTTTCGATATTTCGTGTCAtgcgcgcggcggcagcgactTGAGGGAGATCGTGTGCCTGCTGCGGCTCATCAAGGGCGGGGCCAACAGGGACGGGCAGAAGATGTGCGAGCAGATCATCGCCAGGTGAGTCTCCACCCGGGAGGGCTTCGGATTTCCTCGACTTGGTGATATTGCAGTGCCGCATAGTTTGTGGTCTGATTCTTCTTCCTAGTACTGGTCTTGTGATGGCCTGCTGGATTTTGCTGTTATGAGTTTTCCTGTTCCTTCTATGGAAATCAAGATAGCTATCCTTTTATGCATTCGCAACACTTCAAAATACTTGTAGACAACAGAGGTACGAGATAAGATGCTTGTAGAGTCTCAGTCGTAAGATTGAGTTTATATATGGGATTGATCATATTTTTCCTCATTCTACTGGGTACGCTAACTGCACGAACTGTTCAGATTTGATAATATGCCTTTCATCTGTATGACTAGAGTTTTGTTGTTAATTCGTTTTCTTAATGTGTAGTGTCGCAGCGGATATTCAGACTATGCTAGAAGAAACCCAGCTGAAATTTGAGATGGAAAGGTATTTTGCTCGTGAGAAAATTTGTGTTCCATAAACTCTACTCTTCTTGGAGTGTAAAAAGGTGTCTAATCTTGGCAGTTAGTTGGAGCACTGAAACCTGTTGCAGAGAGCTAAATAAAAATATTCACCTTCACTGAACACACTAATCTGTGTTCCTATTTACACATGCAGGCAGAATTTGTTGAAAGTACTGTCGAACACTTCCAAAGAGGTATTCATACATAATTGTCTGTGTGGGTATTATTTTGTATTAAAATGACATGAGGTTTGTACTTCAGCAGTGTGAGAATTCACTGAATGAAGAGTACAGCAAGTTTCAAGAAACATATGATATGTTTTGTAGAGAAAAggatgcacacatgcaaacTTTCAGAGGTAGGTCAAATAAGAGCTAGCTGCCGTTTGTGATGGTTGCTTCTCACTGATTTCTTCATTAATGTATCAAGTGAGCctcttttttcctttctaaGAAACTAGTATGGAGTAGTATCTACGTCTACTCCAGGATGCTCATTTTGTCATTGTATATTGAATTTAGAGGACACTTTTGAATGAACCTGTGTGCTTGGTTGCTACTTATCTGGATGAATTAATTCTGTGCCTATAGAGAGCATGATTTGGCTAAAAGATCAGCCTATCAACTGAAATCTGTATATGTTATGTGCAGCCCTGTTCTCAGAAGTTGAAGTTGAGAAGAAGAAATTGCTTGAGCAGTACGAACATCATAGTAAGTAAttggaccatttggcaattttgTGCATGGACTGTTATTTACCTGACTAGCATTCTTTCAAACAGAGAAGACGGAGACCACCATGTTATCAGAACTTGACAAAACATTCTCAGAGAAGATAACATATGCAGAACAATCTGTCAGAAGGATGAAGAAGGTAATATCTTGCTCATTATGTACATCTGCGTGCTCCTATTACGCCATATCTTCCCTTGGCAATCCAAATTTCCTGAGTCTGGATTCCAGTAGTGACTGCACATTTCAATTTCATGGCTTTGTTACGCAGGATGACAAGTCTTTTATCATCTTTCGCAAGTCTATTGGCTCATTTCTTGAGTGTGGCTCGGATGATGATTTTGACCTTGACGACGAGTGAAGCCACTACTAGAATAGACAGTAAATGGAACATAATTTCTTCGTTACTTCTTGGCCTTTGATTCTTTTTCTGTGCAGATTTATTATACTTCAGTAGTATGCAGTTTGTAATCCCATTGTATTAGCTTGCCCAGATGAGTTTGTTGCATCAACCTGATCGTTGAGATTCAGTAATCAAAGAATAAATCGCAATTCTGGATTTGGTCTGGACTCTGGAGCTTGTTGCATATGTACAGACGGGAAATGCAATCGTGTCATTTTTCCACTTTGAAAGCAGAGGGGCTGCCCAACAATGACTGGGAAACGCTCTGGATTTTTAGGACTTGACAGTTGACACCATATTATCACACTTAtatctagcctaccccaacttgcttgggattaaaaggctttgttgttgtatatgtgccccccccccc
This window contains:
- the LOC120695904 gene encoding uncharacterized protein LOC120695904 isoform X1, with the protein product MPPATTPRGGGGRVPPAGDTRSPAKRPRDSDDSGSDGDSDSDCDGGLVSDLREIVCLLRLIKGGANRDGQKMCEQIIASVAADIQTMLEETQLKFEMERQNLLKVLSNTSKEQCENSLNEEYSKFQETYDMFCREKDAHMQTFRALFSEVEVEKKKLLEQYEHHKKTETTMLSELDKTFSEKITYAEQSVRRMKKVISCSLCTSACSYYAISSLGNPNFLSLDSSSDCTFQFHGFVTQDDKSFIIFRKSIGSFLECGSDDDFDLDDE
- the LOC120695904 gene encoding centrosomal protein of 152 kDa-like isoform X2 is translated as MPPATTPRGGGGRVPPAGDTRSPAKRPRDSDDSGSDGDSDSDCDGGLVSDLREIVCLLRLIKGGANRDGQKMCEQIIASVAADIQTMLEETQLKFEMERQNLLKVLSNTSKEQCENSLNEEYSKFQETYDMFCREKDAHMQTFRALFSEVEVEKKKLLEQYEHHKKTETTMLSELDKTFSEKITYAEQSVRRMKKDDKSFIIFRKSIGSFLECGSDDDFDLDDE
- the LOC120695904 gene encoding centrosomal protein of 152 kDa-like isoform X3, with translation MPPATTPRGGGGRVPPAGDTRSPAKRPRDSDDSGSDGDSDSDCDGGLVSDLREIVCLLRLIKGGANRDGQKMCEQIIASVAADIQTMLEETQLKFEMERQNLLKVLSNTSKECENSLNEEYSKFQETYDMFCREKDAHMQTFRALFSEVEVEKKKLLEQYEHHKKTETTMLSELDKTFSEKITYAEQSVRRMKKDDKSFIIFRKSIGSFLECGSDDDFDLDDE